One Primulina huaijiensis isolate GDHJ02 chromosome 8, ASM1229523v2, whole genome shotgun sequence genomic region harbors:
- the LOC140982778 gene encoding uncharacterized protein, with the protein MDEIQLYTNWDDVICPICLEFPHNSVLLHCTSYHNGCRPFVCDTDHLQSNCLYRFKQASGMPSGSKSPSSVETMQSLDLESDCKPACPLCRGEVTGWIVIDIARVHLDDKKRRCEEEKCAFSGTYAELQKHAQVEHPHACPSKIDPARQLDWENFQQSSEIIDVLSTIQSEVPRGVVLGDYVIEYGDNSGDDFDDIPGDKRNWWTSCMLYQVFENFRASRNRRRSRLGVSRRGNNRLSFDTSNSDEGSISSVEYPDFRSPVNTVDEFVSAREVSRGRVGQNSSRRRHSRFYDI; encoded by the exons ATGGATGAGATTCAGCTGTATACGAACTGGGATGATGTTATTTGTCCTATCTGCTTGGAGTTTCCACACAATAGTGTTCTCCTCCATTGTACGTCGTACCATAATGGATGTCGGCCATTTGTGTGCGACACAGACCATTTGCAATCAAATTGTCTCTATCGCTTCAAGCAAGCAAGTGGGATGCCATCTGGATCTAAATCACCAAGTTCTGTTGAAACTATGCAGTCTTTGGATCTGGAATCGGATTGCAAACCGGCATGCCCCTTGTGTAGAGGAGAAGTTACTGGATGGATAGTGATTGATATTGCTCGTGTACACCTGGATGACAAGAAACGCCGCTGTGAAGAGGAAAAATGTGCATTCTCGGGTACGTACGCGGAACTTCAAAAACATGCACAAGTAGAGCATCCTCATGCTTGCCCTTCAAAAATCGATCCTGCCCGCCAACTGGATTGGGAGAATTTCCAGCAATCTTCCGAGATAATTGATGTGTTAAGCACTATCCAGTCGGAAGTCCCTCGTGGAGTGGTTCTAGGTGATTATGTGATAGAATATGGAGATAACTCGGGAGATGATTTTGACGACATCCCTGGAGACAAAAGAAATTGGTGGACATCTTGCATGTTATAtcaagtatttgaaaattttcgggCATCTAGAAACAGAAGAAGATCAAGACTCGGTGTTTCCAGAAGAGGAAATAATCGTTTGAGTTTTGACACTTCAAACTCTGATGAGGGTTCTATATCATCTGTAGAATATCCCGATTTTAGATCCCCTGTAAACACGGTTGACGAGTTTGTGAGTGCCAGAGAAGTTTCAAGGGGAAGAGTTGGTCAAAACAG CTCTCGAAGGCGTCACTCTCGGTTCTACGACATCTAG